From the Pyxidicoccus trucidator genome, one window contains:
- a CDS encoding ATP-binding protein → MTPDAPPPEPTSRARINLEWLLRLRWGLLLGQALVIAVAAYGLELALPMPVLAALLGLEALTNLSVRAWLHRARRVTEGTIGKLMLWDTLVLTGLLALSGGTHNPFTTLYLVNVALGTVLLPARWTWGLLGFTLAAFGSLFVIQDVELPLELSRPDHAELMRLHINGMWVAFAVAAGFIVYFVQRVTRALGAREQELAQARTLHARREKVASLATLAAGAAHELSTPLSTIAVVAKEVERALAASGTSESVREDLRLIRQQVDRCRDVLVQMSADAGQTTGEPFHAIALGRLVEDTLAELAGAARVRVEVPGELRAWQVHGPPRALARVLRGLVKNALQATPEPKFVELRVRAERASARLEVRDGGAGMAAEVLARAGEPFFTTKAPGEGMGLGLFLARTLAEQLGGSLELRSTPGQGTTASLALPVGEPRGAEAAS, encoded by the coding sequence ATGACGCCCGACGCCCCGCCTCCCGAGCCCACCTCTCGCGCGCGCATCAACCTGGAGTGGCTGCTGCGCCTGCGCTGGGGCCTGCTGCTGGGGCAGGCGCTGGTCATCGCGGTGGCGGCGTACGGGCTGGAGCTGGCGCTGCCGATGCCGGTGCTGGCGGCGCTGCTGGGGCTGGAGGCGCTCACCAACCTGTCCGTGCGCGCGTGGCTGCACCGGGCGCGGCGGGTGACGGAGGGCACCATCGGCAAGCTGATGCTGTGGGACACGCTGGTGCTCACCGGCCTGCTGGCCCTCAGTGGAGGCACGCACAACCCCTTCACCACGCTGTACCTGGTGAATGTGGCGCTGGGCACGGTGCTGCTGCCCGCGCGGTGGACGTGGGGGCTGCTGGGCTTCACGCTGGCGGCGTTCGGCTCGCTCTTCGTGATTCAGGACGTGGAGCTGCCGCTGGAGCTGTCGCGGCCGGACCATGCGGAGCTGATGCGGCTGCACATCAACGGCATGTGGGTGGCCTTCGCGGTGGCGGCGGGCTTCATCGTCTACTTCGTCCAGCGCGTCACGCGGGCCCTGGGCGCGCGGGAGCAGGAGCTGGCCCAGGCGCGGACGCTGCACGCGCGCCGGGAGAAGGTGGCCTCGCTGGCGACGCTGGCCGCGGGCGCGGCGCACGAGCTGTCCACGCCGCTGTCCACCATCGCCGTGGTGGCGAAGGAGGTGGAGCGCGCGCTGGCTGCCTCGGGTACCTCGGAGAGCGTGCGCGAGGACCTGCGCCTCATCCGCCAGCAGGTGGACCGCTGCCGCGACGTGCTGGTGCAGATGTCCGCGGACGCGGGGCAGACCACGGGCGAGCCCTTCCATGCGATTGCGCTGGGGCGGCTGGTGGAGGACACGCTGGCGGAGCTGGCCGGCGCGGCGCGGGTGCGGGTGGAGGTGCCTGGTGAGCTGCGCGCCTGGCAGGTGCACGGCCCACCGCGCGCGCTGGCGCGGGTGCTGCGAGGGCTGGTGAAGAACGCGCTCCAGGCCACGCCGGAGCCGAAGTTCGTGGAGCTGCGCGTGCGTGCGGAGCGGGCCAGCGCGAGGCTGGAGGTGCGCGACGGCGGCGCGGGCATGGCGGCGGAGGTGCTGGCACGCGCGGGTGAGCCGTTCTTCACCACGAAGGCGCCGGGCGAGGGCATGGGCCTGGGCCTCTTCCTCGCGCGCACGCTGGCGGAGCAGCTCGGCGGCTCGCTGGAGCTGCGCTCGACGCCGGGACAGGGCACCACCGCGAGCCTCGCGCTGCCGGTGGGCGAGCCCCGGGGCGCGGAGGCGGCGTCATGA
- a CDS encoding response regulator transcription factor, with protein MSAPGPTGAHHPSLLLVDDDATLRERLARAFRERGWDVTTAGDYDAALAAARRESPEYAVVDLRMPGRSGLELLRDLLAVDASTRIVVLTGYGSIATTVDAIRLGAVNYLPKPADVDDLLAAFARVSGEPSVAVPESFEAPSLARAEWEHINRVLADSGGNISEAARKLGIHRRSLQRKLQKYPPSR; from the coding sequence ATGAGCGCCCCGGGCCCCACGGGGGCACACCACCCCAGCCTGCTGCTCGTGGATGACGACGCCACCCTGCGCGAGCGGCTGGCCCGGGCCTTCCGAGAGCGCGGCTGGGACGTCACCACCGCCGGCGACTACGACGCGGCCCTCGCCGCCGCGCGCCGCGAGTCGCCGGAGTACGCCGTGGTGGACCTGCGCATGCCGGGCCGCAGCGGCCTGGAGCTGCTGAGAGACTTGCTCGCCGTGGACGCCTCCACGCGCATCGTCGTCCTCACCGGCTACGGCAGCATCGCCACCACGGTGGACGCCATCCGCCTGGGCGCGGTGAACTACCTGCCCAAGCCCGCGGACGTGGACGACCTGCTCGCGGCCTTCGCGCGCGTCTCCGGTGAGCCCTCCGTCGCGGTGCCGGAGAGCTTCGAGGCACCCTCCCTCGCCCGCGCGGAGTGGGAGCACATCAACCGGGTGCTAGCCGACTCCGGGGGCAACATCTCCGAGGCCGCGCGGAAGCTCGGCATCCACCGGCGCTCCCTGCAGCGCAAGCTCCAGAAGTACCCGCCTTCCCGCTGA
- a CDS encoding methanobactin export MATE transporter MbnM, translated as MSRAWKVSALLGALLAVGCDGEEPHPPPPGPTYDWKLPAGFPEPFVPVDNPMSEEKVQLGRHLFYDSRLSGNGTLSCASCHEQQRAFTDGKATPVGSTGDHVPRNAPGLANVAYLSTYTWANPQLETLETQALVPLFNEVPTELGLAPRLDEVLQRLRSDTRYPELFRAAFPDEAEPVGKDAIVKALASFQRTLLSGSSPYDRYLQGDNTAMAPAAKRGMELFFGERAECYHCHSGPHLTNSFRAKDSRLPGMQFFNTGLYDVDGNGAYPPDSPGLFEFTHKATDQGRFRVPPLRNVALTAPYMHDGSIPTLEAVIDHYTSGGRNVTEGPFAGDGRANPNKDPLVRPFTLTPDERADLIAFLESLTDTAFTQDPRFSNPWQ; from the coding sequence ATGTCTCGTGCATGGAAGGTGAGTGCCCTGCTGGGCGCGTTGCTGGCGGTGGGCTGCGACGGTGAGGAGCCGCACCCACCGCCGCCCGGGCCCACGTACGACTGGAAGCTGCCGGCGGGCTTCCCGGAGCCCTTCGTCCCCGTGGACAACCCCATGTCCGAGGAGAAGGTGCAGCTGGGCCGCCACCTCTTCTACGACTCGCGGCTGTCCGGCAACGGCACGCTGTCCTGCGCGAGCTGCCACGAGCAGCAGCGCGCCTTCACGGACGGCAAGGCCACGCCCGTCGGCTCCACGGGAGACCACGTCCCGCGCAACGCGCCGGGACTGGCCAACGTGGCGTACCTGTCCACGTACACCTGGGCCAACCCCCAACTGGAGACGCTGGAGACGCAGGCCCTGGTGCCGCTGTTCAACGAGGTGCCCACGGAGCTGGGCCTGGCGCCCCGGCTGGACGAGGTGCTCCAGCGCCTGCGGAGCGACACGCGCTACCCGGAGCTCTTCCGTGCGGCCTTCCCCGACGAGGCCGAGCCCGTGGGCAAGGACGCCATCGTCAAGGCGCTGGCGTCCTTCCAGCGCACGCTGCTGTCGGGCAGCTCGCCGTATGACCGCTACCTGCAAGGGGACAACACGGCCATGGCGCCCGCGGCGAAGCGGGGGATGGAGCTGTTCTTCGGCGAGCGGGCGGAGTGCTACCACTGCCACAGCGGCCCGCACCTGACGAACTCGTTCCGGGCAAAGGACTCGCGGCTGCCGGGCATGCAGTTCTTCAACACCGGCCTGTACGACGTGGATGGCAACGGCGCCTACCCGCCGGACAGCCCGGGCCTCTTCGAGTTCACCCACAAGGCCACGGACCAGGGCCGCTTCCGCGTGCCGCCGCTGCGCAACGTGGCGCTGACGGCGCCGTACATGCACGACGGCAGCATTCCCACGCTGGAGGCGGTCATCGACCACTACACATCCGGTGGGCGCAACGTGACGGAGGGGCCCTTCGCTGGTGACGGGCGCGCGAATCCGAACAAGGACCCGCTGGTGCGCCCCTTCACCCTCACCCCCGACGAGCGCGCGGACCTGATTGCCTTCCTGGAGAGCCTGACGGACACGGCCTTCACCCAGGACCCGCGCTTCTCCAATCCCTGGCAGTAG